Proteins from one Ricinus communis isolate WT05 ecotype wild-type chromosome 9, ASM1957865v1, whole genome shotgun sequence genomic window:
- the LOC8282436 gene encoding uncharacterized protein LOC8282436 encodes MNAARKAWIVAASIGAVEALKDQGICRWNYTLRSLQQHAKNNIRSFAQANTVSSSGSSSSSAAVAMSNEIIRNNAELKKKEAAMEKVMGLSCWGPSTIRF; translated from the coding sequence ATGAATGCTGCAAGAAAAGCTTGGATAGTGGCAGCTAGTATTGGAGCAGTGGAAGCACTTAAAGACCAAGGCATTTGCAGATGGAATTACACTCTAAGGTCACTACAGCAGCATGCCAAGAACAATATAAGATCATTTGCTCAAGCCAACACAGTTTCTTCATCTGggtcttcttcatcatcggcAGCAGTTGCaatgtctaatgaaatcattagAAATAATGCTGagttgaagaagaaagaggcTGCAATGGAGAAAGTTATGGGTTTGAGCTGCTGGGGTCCTAGTactattagattttaa